Proteins from one Haloarchaeobius litoreus genomic window:
- a CDS encoding ABC transporter ATP-binding protein, protein MSAGPGERSTDWDDASDDGADALGPDDGLLVIENLTKRFGGLTAVDDLSFAVEEGEILGFIGPNGAGKSTTFDCVTGTYRPTSGTVWYRGEDVTGVATHQLVGRGLARTFQSFRPLRDRSVVDNVRLALTPDRLFSLSGLRGTTRQRAVEMCERVGLGDRMHQTPSELPHAGMLRLELARALATDPDLLLVDEPFAGLAGSEVAELSDLFESLRAEGITLVVVDHNMRGLLSLIDRAVVIQFGAKIAEGTPEEIRDDPTVQEAYLGGDGL, encoded by the coding sequence ATGAGCGCGGGTCCTGGCGAGCGGTCCACCGACTGGGACGACGCCAGCGACGACGGCGCCGACGCACTCGGCCCCGACGACGGCCTGCTCGTCATCGAGAACCTGACGAAGCGGTTCGGCGGGCTGACCGCCGTCGACGACCTCTCGTTCGCGGTCGAGGAGGGCGAGATACTCGGGTTCATCGGGCCGAACGGTGCCGGCAAGTCGACGACGTTCGACTGCGTGACCGGCACCTACCGGCCGACGTCGGGGACCGTCTGGTACCGCGGCGAGGACGTGACCGGCGTCGCCACGCACCAGCTGGTCGGTCGGGGGCTCGCCCGGACGTTCCAGTCGTTCCGGCCGCTCCGTGACCGCTCGGTCGTAGACAACGTGCGGCTCGCGCTGACGCCCGACCGGCTGTTCTCGCTGTCGGGGCTGCGCGGGACGACCCGCCAGCGCGCCGTCGAGATGTGCGAGCGCGTCGGCCTCGGCGACCGCATGCACCAGACACCGTCCGAACTGCCCCACGCCGGGATGCTCCGGCTGGAGCTGGCCCGCGCGCTCGCGACCGACCCCGACCTGCTGCTCGTCGACGAGCCGTTCGCGGGCCTGGCGGGGAGCGAGGTCGCGGAGCTGTCGGACCTGTTCGAGTCGCTCCGCGCCGAGGGTATCACGCTCGTCGTCGTCGACCACAACATGCGCGGCCTGCTGTCGCTCATCGACCGCGCGGTCGTCATCCAGTTCGGCGCGAAGATCGCCGAGGGCACGCCCGAGGAGATCCGGGACGACCCGACCGTGCAGGAGGCCTACCTCGGGGGTGACGGGCTGTGA
- a CDS encoding branched-chain amino acid ABC transporter permease, whose product MSADATATRGLVGLLDPRRYGLRHQVGAVGLVLLALAPYLVPTVWVRNLTIALFFAMFAMSWDVVSGYTGQISFGHAFFFAIGGYSSALLNLELGLPPVVTVPVAVVVTVVAGLLVGVPALRLRGPYFSLVTLVAPTILLNVFILFSDTFGGELGLDSPAPILSFDDLAVTLVANYYLAFALFVGILAVLLAVTRSDAGAVFTAIREDEDAVAASGLNPAKFKVFAFALSAAVGGLAGAVFVHTPIGNPNPSQLLALTVSIEVIIAAILGGMGTIVGAAVAGIFLRLFQLYLGTVEYVVPVLDTAVADVDLLLFSLVTLVLLFALPGGIVRWAVHGGGAALDNIRGRDAATDGGRDPPDRDALAAVRESWREDVAAMQAHVPRTEPGGDGPAGGDHR is encoded by the coding sequence ATGAGCGCCGACGCGACCGCCACCCGCGGCCTCGTCGGGCTGCTCGACCCGCGGCGCTACGGGCTCCGCCATCAGGTCGGCGCGGTCGGCCTCGTGCTGCTCGCGCTCGCACCGTACCTCGTGCCGACGGTCTGGGTCCGCAACCTCACAATCGCCCTGTTCTTCGCGATGTTCGCGATGAGCTGGGACGTGGTGTCGGGCTACACCGGCCAGATCAGCTTCGGGCACGCCTTCTTCTTCGCCATCGGCGGCTATTCGTCGGCCCTGCTCAACCTCGAGCTGGGCCTGCCGCCGGTCGTGACGGTCCCGGTCGCCGTCGTCGTCACCGTCGTCGCCGGCCTGCTCGTCGGCGTCCCCGCGCTGCGGCTGCGCGGGCCGTACTTCTCGCTGGTGACGCTCGTCGCGCCGACCATCCTGCTGAACGTGTTCATCCTGTTCAGCGACACGTTCGGTGGCGAACTCGGGCTGGACTCGCCGGCTCCCATCCTGAGCTTCGACGACCTCGCGGTCACGCTGGTGGCGAACTACTACCTCGCGTTCGCGCTGTTCGTCGGCATCCTCGCCGTGTTGCTCGCGGTGACCCGGTCGGACGCCGGCGCGGTGTTCACCGCCATCCGCGAGGACGAGGACGCCGTCGCCGCCTCCGGGCTCAATCCGGCGAAGTTCAAGGTGTTCGCGTTCGCGCTGAGCGCCGCCGTCGGCGGGCTCGCCGGCGCGGTGTTCGTCCACACGCCCATCGGGAACCCGAACCCCTCGCAGCTGCTCGCGCTGACGGTGAGCATCGAGGTCATCATCGCCGCCATCCTCGGCGGGATGGGCACCATCGTCGGCGCGGCCGTCGCGGGCATCTTCCTGCGGCTGTTCCAGCTCTACCTCGGCACCGTCGAGTACGTCGTCCCCGTCCTCGACACCGCCGTCGCCGACGTCGACCTGCTGCTGTTCTCGCTGGTGACGCTCGTCCTGCTGTTCGCGCTGCCCGGCGGCATCGTCCGCTGGGCCGTCCACGGCGGCGGCGCGGCGCTGGACAACATCAGGGGGCGCGATGCGGCGACCGACGGCGGGCGTGACCCGCCCGACCGCGACGCCCTCGCCGCCGTCCGTGAGTCGTGGCGCGAGGACGTCGCCGCGATGCAGGCCCACGTTCCCCGGACGGAGCCCGGTGGCGACGGGCCAGCCGGAGGTGACCACCGATGA
- a CDS encoding branched-chain amino acid ABC transporter permease, giving the protein MVDVATLAVNSVIISALYALVAIGFTLIFGVGGVLNLSHGATITLGAFAAYYASGGIVEAGVGGAVLAAIVVPALFSAVVYKGLIERIQDQPIMVMILTLVVAIAVEQVFLVAEGTQPKSIPSLLDGTVALGGSKFQTNLLVVFALSWVIIAALFYTINNTETGKAILATSMTTKGAALVGIESDRVNLYTWVVAGALAGVAGLFLGSFQTANFAMGRGPLMLSFAIVVIGGIGSVKGSLVGAYVIGTAEVLTGAVSTRLTGLVPLLLLILVLLVKPEGLFGRELAE; this is encoded by the coding sequence ATGGTCGACGTGGCTACACTGGCCGTGAACTCGGTCATCATCAGCGCGCTGTACGCGCTGGTCGCCATCGGGTTCACGCTCATCTTCGGCGTCGGTGGCGTCCTCAACCTCTCACACGGCGCGACCATCACGCTCGGAGCCTTCGCCGCGTACTACGCGAGCGGCGGCATCGTCGAGGCGGGCGTCGGCGGGGCCGTCCTCGCCGCCATCGTCGTCCCGGCGCTGTTCAGCGCGGTCGTCTACAAGGGGCTCATCGAGCGCATCCAGGACCAGCCCATCATGGTGATGATACTGACGCTGGTCGTCGCCATCGCCGTCGAACAGGTGTTCCTCGTCGCCGAGGGCACACAGCCGAAGTCCATCCCGTCGCTGCTCGACGGGACGGTCGCACTCGGTGGGAGCAAGTTCCAGACGAACCTGCTCGTCGTGTTCGCGCTCTCGTGGGTCATCATCGCCGCGCTGTTCTACACCATCAACAACACCGAGACGGGCAAGGCCATCCTCGCGACGAGCATGACGACGAAGGGGGCCGCGCTGGTCGGCATCGAGAGCGACCGCGTCAACCTCTACACGTGGGTCGTCGCGGGCGCGCTCGCCGGCGTCGCCGGGCTGTTCCTCGGCTCGTTCCAGACCGCGAACTTCGCGATGGGCCGCGGGCCGCTGATGCTCTCGTTCGCCATCGTCGTCATCGGCGGCATCGGGAGCGTGAAGGGCAGCCTCGTCGGGGCGTACGTCATCGGCACGGCGGAGGTACTGACCGGGGCGGTGAGCACACGGCTGACCGGGCTCGTCCCGCTCCTGTTGCTCATCCTCGTCCTGCTCGTCAAACCGGAGGGCCTGTTCGGGAGGGAGCTCGCCGAATGA
- a CDS encoding ABC transporter substrate-binding protein codes for MVNDGKQSAGEATQRKDSGSGRRGETIVRRRPLLKAAGAGTGLAMSAGCLDSFAGSGGGGREELDGPLKIGVLAPEPTNNPIGASIANGARLAAQQLTENGGVDGNDVEVVVKDTKEDPGTGKQKYQEFILDDEVHATTGIFTSEVLLNILDDIADQEKVHLTTGAATPEASARVNEDYEAYKYHFRTGPINAYHLGTNLVDFGEEMFGEMGWEQIAVLVEDYEWTRPVSQALDDQLGDTGVEVVMRERYASGTENFTPIYDEVESSGADAVLTAMAHTGTPAIVQWARQQRGFEFGGIHVPMQLPSYSAATEGACQFGITQNSATPTSEVTEKTVPFANAYQSEFGSYPVYTGYITFDAVKQYAEAVSSAGYVSSDEVVTALEDSSYRGTAGTIEYYGPDHEYAHDVKYGQDTVWPLFQQWQDGSQEVIYPERLATADYASPPWI; via the coding sequence ATGGTTAACGATGGTAAACAAAGTGCGGGAGAAGCCACACAGAGAAAAGACTCGGGGAGCGGACGGCGCGGGGAGACCATCGTCCGCAGACGGCCACTGCTGAAGGCCGCCGGCGCAGGGACCGGGCTGGCGATGTCCGCCGGCTGTCTGGACAGCTTCGCCGGGAGCGGCGGTGGGGGGCGCGAGGAGCTCGACGGGCCGCTCAAGATCGGCGTGCTCGCACCGGAGCCGACGAACAACCCCATCGGTGCATCCATCGCGAACGGGGCACGCCTCGCGGCACAGCAGCTCACCGAGAACGGCGGGGTCGACGGCAACGACGTGGAGGTCGTCGTCAAGGACACGAAGGAGGACCCCGGCACTGGCAAGCAGAAGTACCAGGAGTTCATCCTCGACGACGAGGTCCACGCGACCACGGGCATCTTCACCAGCGAGGTGCTCCTGAACATCCTCGACGACATCGCCGACCAGGAGAAGGTCCACCTGACGACCGGCGCCGCGACGCCCGAGGCGAGTGCCCGGGTCAACGAGGACTACGAGGCCTATAAGTACCACTTCCGCACCGGCCCCATCAACGCCTACCACCTCGGGACGAACCTCGTCGACTTCGGCGAGGAGATGTTCGGCGAGATGGGCTGGGAGCAGATCGCGGTCCTCGTCGAGGACTACGAGTGGACCCGACCGGTCTCGCAGGCGCTCGACGACCAGCTGGGCGACACCGGCGTCGAGGTCGTGATGCGCGAGCGCTACGCCAGCGGGACGGAGAACTTCACGCCCATCTACGACGAGGTCGAGTCGTCCGGGGCGGACGCGGTGCTGACGGCGATGGCCCACACCGGGACGCCGGCCATCGTCCAGTGGGCGCGACAGCAGCGCGGCTTCGAGTTCGGCGGCATCCACGTCCCGATGCAGCTGCCCTCGTACTCGGCGGCGACGGAGGGAGCCTGCCAGTTCGGCATCACCCAGAACTCGGCGACGCCGACGTCGGAGGTGACCGAGAAGACGGTGCCGTTCGCGAACGCCTACCAGTCCGAGTTCGGGAGCTACCCCGTCTACACCGGCTACATCACGTTCGACGCCGTCAAGCAGTACGCAGAGGCCGTCTCCAGTGCGGGCTACGTCAGCTCCGACGAGGTCGTCACGGCGCTGGAGGACAGCTCCTACCGGGGCACAGCGGGCACGATCGAGTACTACGGCCCCGACCACGAGTACGCCCACGACGTGAAGTACGGGCAGGACACGGTCTGGCCGCTGTTCCAGCAGTGGCAAGACGGCAGCCAGGAGGTCATCTACCCCGAGCGCCTCGCCACCGCCGACTACGCCAGCCCGCCCTGGATCTGA
- a CDS encoding MFS transporter — MRATRPRAVVAAVIACTFFVGFGGGVVFPILPNLGAVLGISSFMVGLILSANRFVRLFANAPAGALVDRIGTRKPFIAGLAIEGVATLGYNVAIESAAPEAWFLLARIAWGLGSALVFATAYTITADVSEAKSRGTSMGFVRAGITFGFPAGLVLGGVVSDLYSVPVAFSVAAAFALVASVLAYAIVPETHATDVQSSVKPWEIDRSVPALTAGLVNFGLYFSYVGVLFSTLVVFLGDRGIAVFGYTAQGTSGFLMAGTVLAGSVFMLVGGSLSDRLGARVPIVLAFLVAACAGFLVLAVGDTAVGLLVGCLLIGAGQGGVGGPLLALLADLTPSDRMGRATGTNNVLGDVGGGLGPLVGLPAVDTFGFVPVYAACAVLPLAGGLVLLVGVYSHTGSLNPQVEDAPTN; from the coding sequence ATGCGGGCCACCCGACCGCGCGCCGTCGTCGCCGCCGTCATCGCCTGCACGTTCTTCGTCGGCTTCGGCGGCGGCGTCGTCTTCCCCATCCTGCCGAACCTCGGCGCGGTGCTGGGCATCTCGTCGTTCATGGTCGGACTCATCCTGAGCGCGAACCGGTTCGTCCGGCTGTTCGCCAACGCGCCGGCGGGCGCACTCGTCGACCGCATCGGCACCCGGAAACCGTTCATCGCGGGACTGGCAATCGAGGGGGTGGCGACGCTCGGCTACAACGTCGCCATCGAGTCGGCGGCACCAGAGGCGTGGTTCCTGCTCGCCAGAATCGCCTGGGGGCTCGGCAGCGCGCTCGTGTTCGCGACGGCGTACACCATCACCGCCGACGTCAGCGAGGCCAAGTCGCGCGGCACCAGCATGGGGTTCGTCCGGGCTGGCATCACGTTCGGCTTCCCCGCCGGGCTCGTCCTCGGGGGCGTCGTCAGCGACCTCTACAGCGTCCCGGTCGCCTTCTCCGTCGCGGCCGCGTTCGCGCTCGTCGCCAGCGTGCTCGCCTACGCCATCGTGCCCGAGACCCACGCGACCGACGTCCAGTCGTCGGTGAAGCCCTGGGAGATCGACCGGAGCGTCCCCGCGCTGACCGCGGGACTGGTCAACTTCGGGCTGTACTTCTCCTACGTCGGCGTGCTGTTCTCGACGCTCGTCGTCTTCCTCGGCGACCGTGGCATCGCCGTCTTCGGCTACACCGCACAGGGGACCTCGGGCTTTCTCATGGCGGGGACGGTGCTCGCGGGCTCGGTGTTCATGCTCGTCGGCGGGAGCCTCAGCGACCGCCTCGGCGCGCGGGTCCCCATCGTGCTGGCGTTCCTCGTGGCCGCCTGCGCCGGCTTCCTCGTGCTCGCAGTCGGGGATACCGCAGTCGGACTGCTCGTGGGCTGTCTGCTCATCGGCGCGGGGCAGGGTGGTGTCGGCGGGCCGCTGCTCGCGCTACTGGCGGACCTCACGCCCAGCGACCGGATGGGGCGGGCGACGGGGACGAACAACGTCCTCGGCGACGTCGGCGGTGGGCTCGGACCGCTCGTCGGCCTCCCGGCCGTCGATACGTTCGGGTTCGTCCCGGTGTACGCCGCCTGTGCCGTCCTCCCGCTCGCCGGGGGGCTCGTCCTGCTCGTCGGCGTCTACAGCCACACCGGGAGCCTGAACCCGCAGGTCGAGGACGCACCCACGAACTGA
- a CDS encoding VOC family protein: MLTDSPGIHHVTAIVGEPQANVEFHVGVLGLRFVKRTVNYENMLAYHLYYGNETAEPGTVLTCFPYPNDVPARLGKPQWESVAFAVPPGSLEYWVDRLDVHDVTFSGPVERFDERLLRFTDPADTRVELVEHDSPVAPWTDGSVPAEHAIRGIHGVTALSANPYATAGMLDTLGFELVGEEPVAAFDGADGDDEPAGTRVRYRAGGDHATVVDVLDRSAAYGREGIGTIQHVAVRVDSVDELYEWHALFRERDFDVSRVRDRNYFHSLYVREPGGILFELATEEPGLTVDEDVATLGESLVLPDWFEEDRELIESQLPPLDVPGLD; this comes from the coding sequence ATGCTCACAGACTCGCCCGGCATCCACCACGTGACCGCAATCGTCGGCGAGCCCCAGGCGAACGTCGAGTTCCACGTCGGGGTGCTCGGACTGCGGTTCGTCAAGCGGACGGTGAACTACGAGAACATGCTCGCCTACCACCTCTACTACGGTAACGAGACGGCGGAGCCGGGCACCGTCCTCACCTGCTTCCCGTACCCGAACGACGTGCCTGCACGCCTCGGCAAGCCACAGTGGGAGTCGGTCGCCTTCGCCGTCCCGCCGGGCTCGCTGGAGTACTGGGTCGACCGCCTCGACGTCCACGACGTGACGTTCTCGGGCCCCGTCGAGCGCTTCGACGAGCGCCTGCTCCGGTTCACCGACCCGGCGGACACCCGCGTCGAACTCGTCGAGCACGACAGCCCGGTCGCGCCGTGGACCGACGGCTCCGTCCCCGCCGAGCACGCCATCCGGGGCATCCACGGCGTCACCGCGCTGTCGGCGAACCCGTACGCGACCGCCGGGATGCTCGACACGCTCGGCTTCGAGCTGGTCGGGGAGGAGCCGGTGGCGGCGTTCGACGGGGCAGACGGCGACGACGAACCGGCGGGAACCCGCGTCCGCTACCGCGCCGGCGGCGACCACGCGACCGTCGTCGACGTGCTCGACCGCTCCGCGGCGTACGGCCGGGAGGGCATCGGCACCATCCAGCACGTCGCGGTCCGCGTCGACAGCGTCGACGAACTGTACGAGTGGCACGCGCTGTTCCGCGAGCGCGACTTCGACGTCTCGCGGGTGCGGGACCGGAACTACTTCCACTCGCTGTACGTCCGCGAGCCCGGCGGCATCCTGTTCGAGCTGGCGACCGAAGAGCCTGGACTCACCGTCGACGAGGACGTCGCGACGCTCGGCGAGTCGCTCGTCCTCCCCGACTGGTTCGAGGAGGACCGCGAGCTCATCGAGTCGCAGCTCCCGCCGCTCGACGTGCCGGGGCTTGACTGA
- a CDS encoding alpha/beta hydrolase: MVGDDPDAAAADDEGPDPHADQPVVTAGAPSVAAEVAVILVHGRGATADGVVNLAESFYRHGVAFFAPQASRSRWFPYDARGEVERNEPHLSSAVDAVERALAQAGATGIPAERTVLFGFSQGAAVVTELLRRRPRRLGGVVVLSGSFVGPEDREFPEAAGSLAGTPVFVASGDADEYVPVDRVGATADLFRALDGDVTERIYEGLEHGISEAEFDVIRGLLDELLEN; encoded by the coding sequence ATGGTGGGCGACGACCCCGACGCGGCTGCAGCCGACGACGAGGGCCCCGACCCACATGCCGACCAGCCCGTCGTCACTGCGGGCGCACCGAGCGTGGCGGCCGAGGTCGCCGTCATCCTCGTCCACGGGCGCGGCGCGACCGCCGACGGCGTCGTCAACCTCGCGGAATCGTTCTACCGCCACGGCGTCGCGTTCTTCGCGCCGCAGGCGTCGCGGAGCCGGTGGTTCCCGTACGACGCCCGTGGCGAGGTCGAGCGCAACGAACCGCACCTCTCCTCGGCGGTCGATGCGGTCGAGCGCGCGCTGGCGCAGGCCGGAGCCACCGGCATCCCGGCCGAGCGGACGGTGCTGTTCGGCTTCTCGCAGGGCGCGGCGGTCGTCACGGAGCTCCTGCGTCGCCGGCCGCGACGGCTCGGCGGCGTGGTCGTCCTCTCCGGGAGTTTCGTCGGACCCGAGGACAGGGAGTTCCCCGAAGCGGCGGGCTCGCTCGCCGGCACGCCGGTGTTCGTCGCCTCCGGCGACGCCGACGAGTACGTCCCGGTCGACCGTGTCGGGGCGACCGCCGACCTGTTCCGGGCGCTCGACGGCGACGTGACGGAGCGGATCTACGAGGGGCTGGAACACGGTATCTCGGAGGCCGAGTTCGACGTGATACGTGGACTGCTGGACGAGCTGCTGGAGAACTGA
- a CDS encoding lamin tail domain-containing protein, with translation MSERPEPQAVDDSEPATALDIEAWTASETFWTRLEPRTRDPQIERPLRAEVHDPAWLLCRQWQVGEFQGEDAGSPVTAAVSYARDYLSRYELGGIDYSELLPGPGGSDLPITPPPALGGAGNVPVADERNQLDAVATAVADHLEAQQSGGGEPADAQSAFETYVQPGSGQTPSQRRQALAYLTVSVPEEDGTESTFIDRALGYLANQPSTETQVGGDGVDQLVAELVDYAEGSASWQAAATTFAVLLQVGGQRTTTHVREVVAIARGVLQDYDTAQSGGADGSNGDDSPDQTVAGNGQPYEGQPLEVLAEREPVTTGLTGDDVPPARLRADAGQTYLRFLAREDVTPADGTYAAADLADPNASEPERFLLAEPDAALDPGDRRFTSLTDGRAVDGHAVYAALVAGVPGIRDAAGWEAPSWPSSADGLPVPQDESLSDGVKRAATGFVDWYADLYDEPESGANPAWQDDRQEHQFSVATGPAEGETVLKAEEYPGGHLDWYSFSVASGPLDTLSPPSAADTDGELSESKSKDMTLSKLRYRGMPASRWWEFEDAAVNLDDIPAGPEELSKLLLLDFSLVHGDDWFLFPLSAPIGTLTRITDMTVTDTFGETTDIEPVTSVTDRWNAFTFDDLPEDVTDDGEPGLFLPPTLAESQSSDAVERVSFARDEMANLAFAVEERVESPVGSPLEREEFVEPDLAIDRVVAGPDEADERLVLRNVGDAPLDVTGWTVEVTVGTTTVGQPTDELFGFEADEDGEPAVLDADETVTIHTGEEPAGVPPDGHVYLGGLTDHPNLSTPVWGSSVGSVVVRRGGDGTPEERFVTRDVVAHTPVDLPEYELASSVPDHYFAMQPVRPKTGSEAMAADPDSYRLALALLLDADSMGDPLQRLPTPKGRILDTDDPLRLHEEEVTRAGRDVERHYQLARWTDGRTHLWSSRRVSSGAGEIASRLRYDDIVEPDERDLSAGTGGDTR, from the coding sequence ATGAGCGAGCGACCCGAGCCGCAAGCCGTGGACGACAGCGAGCCCGCCACGGCGCTCGACATCGAGGCGTGGACCGCGTCCGAGACGTTCTGGACGCGGCTCGAACCCCGGACGCGCGACCCGCAGATCGAGCGGCCGCTGCGCGCGGAGGTACACGACCCGGCGTGGCTGCTCTGCCGCCAGTGGCAGGTCGGCGAGTTCCAGGGCGAGGACGCCGGCTCGCCGGTCACCGCCGCGGTCTCGTACGCCCGTGACTACCTGAGCCGGTACGAGCTCGGCGGCATCGACTACTCCGAGCTGCTCCCCGGCCCGGGCGGCTCGGACCTGCCCATCACGCCCCCACCGGCGCTCGGCGGCGCGGGGAACGTCCCGGTGGCCGACGAGCGGAACCAGCTCGACGCGGTCGCGACCGCCGTCGCCGACCACCTCGAGGCACAGCAGTCCGGCGGCGGCGAACCCGCAGACGCGCAGTCGGCGTTCGAGACGTACGTCCAACCGGGCAGCGGCCAGACGCCGTCGCAGCGACGGCAGGCGCTCGCGTACCTGACGGTGTCGGTGCCCGAGGAGGACGGCACCGAGTCGACGTTCATCGACCGCGCGCTGGGCTACCTCGCGAACCAGCCGAGCACGGAGACGCAGGTCGGCGGCGACGGCGTCGACCAGCTCGTCGCCGAACTCGTCGACTACGCCGAGGGGTCGGCGAGCTGGCAGGCAGCCGCGACGACGTTCGCGGTGCTCCTGCAGGTCGGCGGCCAGCGGACGACGACGCACGTCCGCGAGGTCGTCGCCATCGCACGGGGCGTGTTGCAGGACTACGACACCGCGCAGTCGGGCGGCGCGGACGGGTCGAACGGGGACGACTCGCCCGACCAGACCGTCGCCGGCAACGGTCAGCCGTACGAGGGCCAGCCGCTGGAGGTGCTCGCGGAGCGCGAGCCGGTGACGACCGGGCTGACGGGCGACGACGTGCCGCCAGCACGACTCCGGGCGGACGCCGGCCAGACGTACCTCCGGTTCCTCGCACGGGAGGACGTGACGCCGGCCGACGGCACCTACGCCGCGGCGGACCTCGCCGACCCGAACGCGAGCGAGCCCGAGCGGTTCCTGCTCGCCGAGCCGGACGCGGCGCTCGACCCCGGAGACCGCCGGTTCACGTCGCTCACCGACGGGCGCGCAGTGGACGGCCACGCCGTCTACGCCGCGCTCGTCGCCGGGGTGCCGGGCATCCGTGACGCCGCGGGCTGGGAGGCTCCGTCGTGGCCGTCGTCGGCCGACGGGCTCCCGGTTCCGCAGGACGAGTCGCTCTCGGACGGGGTCAAGCGCGCCGCGACGGGCTTCGTCGACTGGTACGCCGACCTCTACGACGAGCCAGAGTCGGGCGCGAACCCGGCGTGGCAGGACGACCGACAGGAGCACCAGTTCTCCGTCGCGACCGGCCCCGCCGAGGGCGAGACGGTGCTCAAGGCCGAGGAGTACCCCGGCGGCCACCTCGACTGGTACTCCTTCTCGGTCGCGAGCGGGCCGCTGGACACGCTGTCGCCGCCGTCGGCCGCCGACACGGACGGGGAGCTCTCCGAGTCGAAGTCGAAGGACATGACGCTCAGCAAGCTCCGCTACCGGGGGATGCCCGCCTCGCGCTGGTGGGAGTTCGAGGACGCCGCCGTCAACCTGGACGATATCCCGGCCGGGCCGGAGGAGCTGTCGAAGCTGCTCCTGCTCGACTTCAGCCTCGTCCACGGCGACGACTGGTTCCTCTTCCCGCTGTCGGCTCCAATCGGGACGCTCACCCGCATCACCGACATGACCGTCACCGACACGTTCGGGGAGACGACCGACATCGAGCCGGTGACGTCGGTGACCGACCGCTGGAACGCGTTCACCTTCGACGACCTGCCGGAGGACGTGACCGACGACGGCGAGCCCGGGCTGTTCCTGCCGCCGACACTCGCCGAGAGCCAGTCCAGCGACGCCGTCGAGCGCGTCTCCTTCGCCCGCGACGAGATGGCCAACCTCGCGTTCGCCGTCGAGGAGCGCGTCGAGAGCCCGGTCGGGTCGCCGCTCGAGCGCGAGGAGTTCGTCGAGCCCGACCTCGCCATCGACCGTGTCGTCGCCGGCCCCGACGAAGCGGACGAACGGCTCGTCCTCCGGAACGTCGGGGACGCACCGCTCGACGTGACGGGCTGGACCGTCGAGGTGACGGTCGGGACGACGACCGTGGGTCAGCCGACGGACGAACTGTTCGGATTCGAGGCGGACGAGGACGGCGAGCCCGCGGTCCTCGACGCCGACGAGACGGTGACGATACACACCGGCGAGGAGCCCGCGGGCGTGCCGCCGGACGGCCACGTCTACCTCGGTGGTCTCACGGACCACCCGAACCTCTCCACCCCCGTCTGGGGCAGCTCGGTCGGCTCCGTCGTCGTCCGGCGCGGCGGCGACGGCACGCCCGAGGAGCGGTTCGTCACCCGCGACGTGGTCGCGCACACGCCCGTCGACCTGCCCGAGTACGAGCTGGCGAGTTCGGTTCCGGACCACTACTTCGCGATGCAGCCGGTGCGCCCGAAGACCGGGTCGGAGGCGATGGCGGCGGACCCCGACAGCTACCGGCTCGCGCTCGCGCTGCTGCTCGACGCCGACTCGATGGGCGACCCGCTCCAGCGGCTGCCGACACCGAAGGGCCGCATCCTCGACACGGACGACCCGCTGCGGCTCCACGAGGAGGAGGTCACCCGGGCGGGCCGCGACGTCGAACGGCACTACCAGCTGGCGCGCTGGACCGACGGGCGCACCCACCTCTGGTCGAGCCGGCGCGTCTCCAGCGGTGCCGGCGAGATAGCCAGTCGCCTGCGCTACGACGACATCGTCGAGCCCGACGAACGGGACCTCTCGGCGGGCACCGGGGGTGACACGAGATGA